From Juglans regia cultivar Chandler chromosome 9, Walnut 2.0, whole genome shotgun sequence:
CAATCATCAAGTAATAAAGATTGTATGATTCATGAAATAAGACGAGCCTTTTCAAGTTGAAGTTACTGAAAAAGAAGATAGCAAAATCAACCGAGTACCTTGGACAGGAAAATAGTGTTTACTTCCTTGCTAGTTTTGAAAGCTCCAAGAATTTTTGTCCTCTCAACATGGCTATACATTACAAATACAGATAGCCAGCATTAGATATGAGCCAGCACAAGTAGAAGCATACTTCTAAAGATAAAAGATCTCCATGAACTACCTTGTAGCACCATAGATCATAGGTTTGCGTAGTTTCATCGCATACTCCGTGAGTGCAAAAAGATTGTCAGCAAAGACAATTATCTTATCACCACGTTGCTGTTCATGAAACCTTATGAGAAACTCGCATGCCCTAAACTTATTTGGGTTCATCACATAAAGTGCCTGGAAATGTAAAAGACCATTAATTATGTTAGGAGGAAAAATAATGCCAAGCAATGAATCTACACAACCACCATGAATCTGCTGGCTTTTAATAAAGCAATTCAAAACTTCTTACGATCAGAGAATAACACCCTACCATGAAAGTCTAAATAGAGCATCAGAAGTCAATGAAGAAAGACATTGTCTaacagagaaacaaaaaaacaaagacaaaaacaaaaatgactgGATAATAGAGGAAGAGACAAGATGACTCAATGGtgcaacaaaaaatacaatCCATTCATCATTGCACATAAGATATAACTCccctaaatatttataaaagaagcATTGCTGTAATAGGCATACCTGcttttttttggagttttcttTCTTCAAATATTCAGCAAAAAACTCCTTTGTCATTGGACACCATACTTCAGCACACTGTACATTTGCTATAAATCCACCTTTCACTAGATCCAACCAGTTTGCTTCATACAATTTGGGACCGATAAGGAAGTTTAGATCTGTAATCCTTTCATCCTCTCTCACAAGCGTGGCTGAAATTAGATTAGTTAATTTTCAGTTCCCGGCagggagaaaagaaatataaagaCTGGATGTGCACTCAATCTACGAAAATACTATCATGCATACCAGTGAGTCCAAGTTTACAGTGGGATTTAGTGATGCTGATGACCTTTCGAAACATGTGAGCAGGAACCACATGCACCTGAACAAAATGGATATAATACACCAACTTACTATGCATATAACATTCACATAATCTTACAGGCATGAAGTCGCAACCAAAATGATAAAGCTTACCTCATCCATGAGAAGCAATCCCCATTCtctatttcttatttcttcaaTAATCTTTTCAGATTCTTCAGACCGTTTACCACCAAAAGCAACCATGTTATATGTCGTCACAACCACCCCAGCATTGCCACGAAATCTTTCTTTGCTATCAGATGTGAAACGACAAATTTGATCATCACCGATGGATGACCACAGTTTGAACTGAAAAGCCCATTGATCCACCGAAACAGCATTTGTTGCTAAGCAAAGACAGCTTTTTTTTATTCGGCAGGCTGCAGAGACACCCACTAGAGACTTTCCAGCACCGCAAGGTAGTACAATAATTCCAGATCTAGCTCTACCtataattgataattttgttgTGTCAACTAAAATACAACTTCTTCTTCattcaaatcaaaacaaaatgtatatacatatagacTAAAAAGAAAGCCGTAAGCTTTGGACCTTTGGACGAAGCTCATACAGTTGGGGAAGATGTTTGAATTGACCACAAAAAGGTTTTACTGCAATCGATATGCCCTTGGGCATGGCCATGtataaaagaaatcaaaatcGGAAGGGGTGGACCATTAGAAGCATAGAAGATTGAAAATTAGCATGTGGAACCAAGCCTGTaactaattcaaaatttataactaattattcttcttcttcgcaAGAGTAATCTACAATACACCAACAATGAGCCCGGAAATTGTAGCCTCAAAATGTGATTCATTACATACAGGTCCcacctaaaagaaaaatacacttAGAAATAATCTAGAGCATGTCCCAATTTATTGCCAGTTGATTAAGATACTATAGATACTTAGCATCACAAGATAAACTCACCATTTCCAAACATTTTAGTAAGACTCTTTTCCTGATATGGCCGTGGTTGTGCTTCAGGCTTCAGGTCCATGTTGAGGTCAGGGTTGACCTGCAGTGCCAGAGAGCAAATTTAATAAAGATGCACTATGCAAGTCCAAGACATGATGAAACTTGTGGATGTGCCTTCACTCAACGACATTGAAATTCAGCTTAACATTCTACTTAATTTGCAGCAGGGGAAACACATGAGAACTCCAACTCACGGTATCATTTCTGAAGTCGTACTCCTCCAACATGGGGTAATTTAAAGCATTTGGCAAGCAACGTTGCTTTACATTCTCAACCTGTCAATTAGAGAACAAAGGATAAAGAAATGTCTTATCTATAGCCAAGGATCCAAgtatgaaaatgatgtttttcgaCCATTGAAAATAGAATGCCTCAATAAAATCTGTAAAAGAATGTTTCTACCCATTTTGGTTGGCATTTGGCTTTTCCATATGATGGAGTGTATAAGTACTATTCGATCCAATGTTTAAGTTTATTGCTCGTGGAAGAATTCTATGTAAATACAACAATACTCAGATCTTTTTTATTGGACTGGTAACAATACTAAGAGACGAAACATACTGAAACAAGCAGAGCTAAAAGATCACACATTAATAATGTATAAGTGAACACTACCCAGTAAAATCCTCTCACAGAAAactatgaaataataaaaaagactgAAACAGGATGGCCTAGACCCAGCTGATACACTTACTTACCACATGACTGGCTTACATCCAATTTATAGAGCAAGGGCCAGACATAGATGAAAACCTAGGTGAAGTAACTGTATGAAAAGGGCAACATGAATCATGCATAGCCTAACACATGTTCAATTCCAAAAACCTAAGCATGCATTACATCCAGAGGGTCAattttaaaagcatgagttCAATTTCAAAAGAGATAAGCATGCATTACCTGAGAAGGGTCAATTTCAAATGCATGAGTTTCTTTTTGTTCCACTGCAGTCGACACTTCTGCTCCATTAAGTAAATCCTCATGACCAGTTCCAATTTCACCAATTGATTTGCTAATTGTAAATCCATCACTTCCATTTGAGCCCTAAGCAAAATCAACATATAGGTTTAATTATTCAACTGatagaaaatgttaaatatgttATGAGGATACTTCTCGAGCAAAAACACAAACAGCaatgagattgaaaaaaaaaaaatgtaaagcaGCCATATCTGACAGGAAttcctttttctctcatttttgtttttggtttttttggcaATGCATGCCTTCATGAAAAATATACCAGCACATATTTGACGTACGTCATAGACCATTAATGTGGAAACTTAAAAAGTTCCAGTATAAAAGCCTGTACAATTGAAGCAGAAAATGAATCCTAATAAGATCTCATATCACAATCACAGCTAAATGATTGTCTTTGACAAACTTCACATATTACTGGAAACAGCCCGGCATGCATACAAACAAAGAGAAACACATTCGGAACAGGATATAAAGCTAGAACGTGCAACCAATTGAAACAACTCTGTTCAAATAACCATGAACCAACCGCTAGCCAAATGACCCAATGACTAAAGGGCTAACAGAAGTTAGTCATGTCATGAGAAACAATACGTAGGCGCTTGCCATTTAAAATCTAACTCTATTAAGAAGCCAACCTCAGAATTAATCCTTGCCCGGGAAATAACTTCATCCTTGAGCAACTTCTTCAAGACCTGCAATGAGTTCAGTAAGTACAATCAGCTtcaaaaacctaaaatcttCATACACTGTGCACGACTAAAAGCTAAAAGCAGAATCACTTGCCTCCGGAAATGGGGATTCGACAAAGTACCGATTCTTCTTAAGCACAAGCTTTACTTTGCCATAATTGGCCGTGGAAGCATGTATGAAATCAACCATTTCCTTAGGCAGCTTGGTCTTTGATAGTTTACTCAAAACAGCTATAATTGTTTCCGTTGCAAGACCAACAGACACCGCAGCATACAGCGAGTGCGGGGTCAGGTTGTACTCGTGCATCGACTCCGGCCTAAAAATCGAAATTCACGTTACGTAAATGTCCAATAGATTGACGAACTGAGACCCACATAACTGGGTTCAAAATTAGATACCGGCAAACGGGTTCGGCGATAGCGATAAGAAAATCGTAAGCTTGTTTATACAAAGTCGAGAAGGTTTCGAGGAAAATGCGGCCATCGGCGCAAGCCCACAAAGGCCTATTAGCATGATCCGGCTTCAGCTCTAATTTGCTAAAATCTCTCTTCTTCCCTTCTCTCTCGGCTTGAATCAATCAGATTCACACAACAAAACGAatccaaatcaatattttcgtacaaaatcactataaattCGTACTAACAACAATGACTACAACGAAAATACCATCACGATCCTCGTCGACTTCTTCGCCAAAAAAGGCGTCTTCGACCTCGGTAATTTTCCTGTGACCTTCCTTCGCCGATGATTTGTGCTTTTTGGCGGGTCGGCCTTTTTCACCTGCGAGTACGAaccagaatttaaatagaaaacatatactacttttttttcaacatattttcttcCAGGATCTTTGCTTCCGcttgaaatttatattatatatacgaaTTCGACGAGGGAAAGATTAAAAGTCCGGTACCGTGTCCCATGATCTTCGATGGGAATCTAAGATTGTTTAGTGCGATGAGCTTGTCGGAGACTCAGATGCTTGGTTTCTTGAACGAATGGACCAATTTATAGAGGTTTTGGATTGCAGAGATTGAAGAGAGGAGGATCTCTAGATCATTTGTAAGAGGAACCGCCCGAGTAGGTCACCGTAAATCCGCGATCGCGTGAGGGGCACGTGCGTATATGGAACGAAGAAGATCCTCTGTAGGCCCCATCTCAGTCCTCTACATGGGTTGGGTTTCACAGATATGGCCCAGCTTGCCTTTCAACGCAAGAGCATTTTTTCccaagagtaatgctactgaGTATAATAGTTTTAGGTGGGCAAATAAAATAGTGTCtataattcaaaaattattatttcatatagattttgaatttatctatattttaatcatGCCATCAACTACAAAATGACTAGACTAGATTTGGATACAAaatctatctcatttcatttaatcattacaattttttcaaattctcacataaaatataataaataattcagttttttaaatcctaaaataataataataataatattaaaaaataatattataataatattttattcaactttcaacttctatccaaatttactattcaaaccTCCATTCAATGAGCACGTcaaatatttaaagaataagattGTAATACTTGGGACGTGAATGAGATCATACATTATCTAAAATTGAGAAACTTTTATggtttataataaattaatgtaactcaaattataatattaactaataatttcagaAAATAAGCCCATAAACGacttaaattttatcatatcttTATAAAACATAGCTTATATCTTGTATATTatggcttcgtttggttgatgaactcctctcaattcatctcaactcatcattacaacttttttaaattctaacataaaatataataaataatttaacttttttaaatcttaaaataataataatattaaaaaataatattctaacaatattttatcatctcaactcaactcaactcacttcaacatccaaacacaacttataTCTAGTGAAGTTATCGAAACAAAGAGGTTTGTACTCTATATTTGATTTTGGAATTTTTCTACTCAGCAATTTTACATCACACACTGTTGATGTGGGTCtttaatttttgtctttttattttttattttttctgaataAATATGGAGTATAAGATTGctgaatataaattttcataattttgttttcaaaatgtcCTCTTAAGGCAAGTCACCCGCAGGAGACCCAGGACAGACCCAGGACAGACGTGTTGAAAATGGCCCAAATCAGCACCAGACCCACGACAGACGGGCTCACCTTGGAATTGGCCTATCGCGGCCCAAGTTGATAATGACTTTGACCATGACCAAAAGCAAGTCCTTGACTAGTTGTCCGGCTCAATGCGGTCCGCGACTTGCCGATGGGCTTGGTGTTAGGCCACAGTGATTTAAATCGAAACCATTTTTTGACCACTatcgttcttcttcttcttcgactCGGCGAGAGAGACAGAAAGACGAAGACACAACAGAGATGAGCGGCCACGACTCCAAGTACTTCTCCACCACCAAGAAGGGTGAAATTCCTGAGCTCAAAGAGGAGCTCAATTCTCAGTACAAGGTGCTTTTCTGTCTCTGTCTATCTCTATGTATATTTGTGTATCTGTATCTATGTACGAATGTATATGTTATGTATGGGGCTCTG
This genomic window contains:
- the LOC108997443 gene encoding general transcription and DNA repair factor IIH helicase subunit XPB1, with protein sequence MGHGEKGRPAKKHKSSAKEGHRKITEVEDAFFGEEVDEDRDAEREGKKRDFSKLELKPDHANRPLWACADGRIFLETFSTLYKQAYDFLIAIAEPVCRPESMHEYNLTPHSLYAAVSVGLATETIIAVLSKLSKTKLPKEMVDFIHASTANYGKVKLVLKKNRYFVESPFPEVLKKLLKDEVISRARINSEGSNGSDGFTISKSIGEIGTGHEDLLNGAEVSTAVEQKETHAFEIDPSQVENVKQRCLPNALNYPMLEEYDFRNDTVNPDLNMDLKPEAQPRPYQEKSLTKMFGNGRARSGIIVLPCGAGKSLVGVSAACRIKKSCLCLATNAVSVDQWAFQFKLWSSIGDDQICRFTSDSKERFRGNAGVVVTTYNMVAFGGKRSEESEKIIEEIRNREWGLLLMDEVHVVPAHMFRKVISITKSHCKLGLTATLVREDERITDLNFLIGPKLYEANWLDLVKGGFIANVQCAEVWCPMTKEFFAEYLKKENSKKKQALYVMNPNKFRACEFLIRFHEQQRGDKIIVFADNLFALTEYAMKLRKPMIYGATSHVERTKILGAFKTSKEVNTIFLSKVGDNSIDIPEANVIIQISSHAGSRRQEAQRLGRILRAKGKLQDRMAGGKEEYNAFFYSLVSTDTQEMYYSSKRQQFLIDQGYSFKVITSLPPPDTGADLSYHSLDEQLALLGKVLSAGDDAVGLEQLEEDADDIALHKGRRLMGSMSAMSGANGMVYMEYSTGQKHRQGQLKNKPKDPARRHHLFKKRFT